A stretch of the Helicoverpa zea isolate HzStark_Cry1AcR chromosome 15, ilHelZeax1.1, whole genome shotgun sequence genome encodes the following:
- the LOC124636789 gene encoding lon protease homolog, mitochondrial isoform X1, with amino-acid sequence MHTASSLLRNGFLSPQLKSSVVRNVTKVASHSKPVQRLCYSGVAGARGARICSYSGSYLVPSKQIGFGRYFSTNKNDPPEEEPEVKDETPLFSSQLPATVAVPEVWPQVPVIAINRNPVFPRFIKLIEISNPALIDLIRRKVKLNQPYIGIFLRKKEDEKSDVVSNLDDLHQVGVFAQIHEMQDMDYKLRLVVMAHRRIKITGQFIEDEIESGPAEMKLKFPLFNMELNVTREESDAERRRRKYRNTRKQTSKEPETGDATATASASATPKDSKKPAADQVMMVKVENMVHEKFQQTEEVKALTQEVIKTIRDIINLNPLYRESLHHMLAQGQRVVDNPVYLSDLGAALTGAEPAELQAVLEEMDIPKRLMMSLSLLKKEFELSKLQQKIGKEVEEKVKQQHRKYILHEQLKVIKKELGLEKDDKDAIGDKFKERLADKTVPQAVQTVIDEELNKLNFLESHSSEFNVTRCYLDWLTSLPWGVTSEENLKLEDAQVILDEDHYGMEDIKKRILEFIAVSQLKGSTQGKILCFHGPPGVGKTSIARSIARALNRQYFRFSVGGMTDVAEIKGHRRTYVGAMPGKLVQCLKKTGTENPLVLIDEVDKIGKGVHGDPSSALLELLDPEQNANFLDHYLDVPVDLSKVLFICTANVVEHIPEPLRDRMELIDMSGYVAEEKLAIAQQYLVPTARKNCGLTEQQLDLTADSLHTLIKSYCRESGVRNLQKHIEKIARKVAYKIVKQETEAMTVTEANLSELVGKPSFKHERMYDVTPPGVVMGLAWTAMGGSSLFIETALRNTATDDKSPFGSMELTGHLGDVMKESARIALTVARNYMTQYYPENKFLNTSHIHLHVPEGATPKDGPSAGATIATALASLALRRAVRHDLAMTGEISLTGRVLPVGGIKEKIIAAKRAGVSCVILPEENRRDYDDLPSFIRDKVDIHFVSHIEDVLKVAFEQQV; translated from the exons CCTAGCAAGCAGATAGGTTTCGGGAGGTATTTCTCGACGAATAAGAATGATCCTCCTGAGGAGGAACCGGAGGTTAAGGACGAGACTCCGCTGTTCAGCAGCCAGCTGCCGGCGACGGTGGCCGTGCCCGAGGTGTGGCCACAGGTCCCCGTCATCGCTATCAACAGAAATCCCGTCTTCCCGCGGTTTATCAAGCTTATTGAG ATATCAAACCCAGCTTTAATAGATTTAATAAGACGCAAAGTGAAACTGAACCAGCCGTACATAGGCATATTCCTACGTAAGAAGGAAGATGAGAAGTCCGATGTTGTGTCGAACTTGGATGACTTGCACCAAGTGGGGGTGTTCGCTCAGATCCATGAAATGCAGGATATGGACTATAAACTAAGGCTTGTCGTAATGGCACATAGGAGAATAAAGATTACAGGACAGTTTATCGAAGATGAAATTGAAAGCGGACCTGCTG AAATGAAGTTGAAGTTTCCACTATTTAACATGGAGCTTAACGTTACCCGTGAAGAGTCTGATGCGGAGAGACGCCGTCGCAAGTACCGGAACACGAGGAAGCAGACCAGCAAGGAACCGGAGACTGGAGATGCCACTGCCACTGCCTCTGCCTCTGCTACTCCCAAAGACTCGAAGAAACCCGCTGCGGACCAAGTGATGATGGTGAAAGTGGAGAATATGGTGCACGAGAAGTTTCAGCAGACGGAAGAGGTTAAGGCTTTGACGCAGGAAGTTATTAAGACCATCAGGGATATTATCAATTTGAATCCTTTGTACAG GGAGTCTTTGCATCACATGCTGGCACAAGGACAGCGCGTGGTGGACAACCCGGTGTACCTGTCGGACCTGGGCGCTGCGCTGACGGGCGCCGAGCCTGCTGAGCTGCAGGCCGTGCTGGAGGAGATGGAT ATACCAAAGCGTCTGATGATGTCTCTCTCTCTACTGAAGAAAGAGTTCGAACTCTCCAAGCTGCAGCAGAAGATCGGCAAGGAAGTAGAGGAGAAAGTTAAGCAGCAGCACCGGAAATACATATTGCATGAACAACTTAAG gTGATAAAAAAAGAGTTAGGTCTAGAGAAAGACGACAAGGATGCTATCGGCGACAAGTTCAAGGAGCGCTTAGCTGACAAGACAGTGCCTCAAGCTGTGCAGACAGTTATCGACGAAGAACTTAACAAGCTCAACTTTTTGGAGAGCCATAGTTCCGAgtttaa CGTAACCCGCTGCTACCTAGACTGGCTAACGTCCCTCCCCTGGGGGGTGACTTCCGAAGAGAATCTGAAGCTAGAAGACGCTCAGGTCATCCTCGATGAAGACCACTATGGCATGGAGGATATTAAGAAGAGGATATTGGAGTTCATTGCCGTGTCACAGCTGAAGGGATCCACGCAGGGCAAGATTCTGTGCTTCCATGGACCACCGGGTGTCGGGAAAACAAGTATAG CTCGTTCAATAGCGCGGGCGTTAAACCGCCAATACTTCAGATTCTCAGTCGGCGGTATGACGGACGTTGCGGAGATCAAGGGACACAGACGGACGTACGTCGGCGCCATGCCGGGGAAACTCGTACAGTGTTTGAAGAAAACTGGCACGGAAAACCCTTTAGTATTGATTGATGAGGTCGATAAGATTGGcaa GGGTGTCCACGGCGATCCATCATCAGCTCTCCTAGAACTCCTCGACCCTGAACAGAACGCGAACTTCCTGGACCACTACTTGGATGTACCGGTAGACCTGTCCAAAGTCCTGTTCATTTGTACTGCGAACGTGGTGGAACATATACCTGAGCCGTTGAGAGATAGGATGGAACTCATTGATATGTCGG GTTACGTAGCAGAAGAGAAACTAGCGATAGCCCAACAGTACCTAGTTCCCACCGCCCGCAAGAACTGCGGCCTCACAGAACAACAATTAGATTTAACTGCCGACTCACTACATACACTGATCAAGTCTTACTGCCGAGAGAGTGGGGTGAGGAATCTGCAGAAACATATTGAAAAG ATAGCCCGTAAAGTCGCGTACAAAATAGTAAAACAGGAGACGGAAGCGATGACAGTGACGGAGGCGAACTTGTCGGAGCTGGTGGGCAAGCCCAGCTTCAAGCACGAGCGCATGTACGACGTCACGCCGCCCGGCGTCGTCATGGGGCTAGCATGGACTGCCATGG GTGGCAGCAGTTTATTCATAGAGACAGCACTCCGCAACACAGCTACCGACGACAAGTCGCCGTTCGGTTCCATGGAGCTTACAGGACACTTGGGCGACGTGATGAAGGAGTCAGCCCGCATAGCGCTGACTGTCGCCAGGAATTACATGACGCAGTACTACCCGGAGAATAAGTTCCTGAATACTAG CCACATCCACCTGCACGTGCCTGAAGGTGCGACTCCCAAGGACGGTCCGTCAGCGGGCGCCACCATCGCGACGGCGCTGGCGTCGCTCGCGCTGCGCCGCGCCGTGCGCCACGACCTCGCCATGACCGGGGAGATCTCGCTCACGGGGAGAGTGCTGCCCGTGGGGGGGATTAAGGAGAAGATTATTGCG GCAAAACGCGCGGGCGTGAGCTGCGTAATTCTCCCGGAAGAGAACAGACGCGACTACGACGATCTGCCCTCCTTCATCCGAGACAAGGTCGACATCCACTTCGTCAGCCATATCGAGGACGTGCTCAAAGTCGCCTTCGAACAACAGGTTTAG
- the LOC124636789 gene encoding lon protease homolog, mitochondrial isoform X2, whose protein sequence is MHTASSLLRNGFLSPQLKSSVVRNVTKVASHSKPVQRLCYSGVAGARGARICSYSGSYLVPSKQIGFGRYFSTNKNDPPEEEPEVKDETPLFSSQLPATVAVPEVWPQVPVIAINRNPVFPRFIKLIEISNPALIDLIRRKVKLNQPYIGIFLRKKEDEKSDVVSNLDDLHQVGVFAQIHEMQDMDYKLRLVVMAHRRIKITGQFIEDEIESGPAESDAERRRRKYRNTRKQTSKEPETGDATATASASATPKDSKKPAADQVMMVKVENMVHEKFQQTEEVKALTQEVIKTIRDIINLNPLYRESLHHMLAQGQRVVDNPVYLSDLGAALTGAEPAELQAVLEEMDIPKRLMMSLSLLKKEFELSKLQQKIGKEVEEKVKQQHRKYILHEQLKVIKKELGLEKDDKDAIGDKFKERLADKTVPQAVQTVIDEELNKLNFLESHSSEFNVTRCYLDWLTSLPWGVTSEENLKLEDAQVILDEDHYGMEDIKKRILEFIAVSQLKGSTQGKILCFHGPPGVGKTSIARSIARALNRQYFRFSVGGMTDVAEIKGHRRTYVGAMPGKLVQCLKKTGTENPLVLIDEVDKIGKGVHGDPSSALLELLDPEQNANFLDHYLDVPVDLSKVLFICTANVVEHIPEPLRDRMELIDMSGYVAEEKLAIAQQYLVPTARKNCGLTEQQLDLTADSLHTLIKSYCRESGVRNLQKHIEKIARKVAYKIVKQETEAMTVTEANLSELVGKPSFKHERMYDVTPPGVVMGLAWTAMGGSSLFIETALRNTATDDKSPFGSMELTGHLGDVMKESARIALTVARNYMTQYYPENKFLNTSHIHLHVPEGATPKDGPSAGATIATALASLALRRAVRHDLAMTGEISLTGRVLPVGGIKEKIIAAKRAGVSCVILPEENRRDYDDLPSFIRDKVDIHFVSHIEDVLKVAFEQQV, encoded by the exons CCTAGCAAGCAGATAGGTTTCGGGAGGTATTTCTCGACGAATAAGAATGATCCTCCTGAGGAGGAACCGGAGGTTAAGGACGAGACTCCGCTGTTCAGCAGCCAGCTGCCGGCGACGGTGGCCGTGCCCGAGGTGTGGCCACAGGTCCCCGTCATCGCTATCAACAGAAATCCCGTCTTCCCGCGGTTTATCAAGCTTATTGAG ATATCAAACCCAGCTTTAATAGATTTAATAAGACGCAAAGTGAAACTGAACCAGCCGTACATAGGCATATTCCTACGTAAGAAGGAAGATGAGAAGTCCGATGTTGTGTCGAACTTGGATGACTTGCACCAAGTGGGGGTGTTCGCTCAGATCCATGAAATGCAGGATATGGACTATAAACTAAGGCTTGTCGTAATGGCACATAGGAGAATAAAGATTACAGGACAGTTTATCGAAGATGAAATTGAAAGCGGACCTGCTG AGTCTGATGCGGAGAGACGCCGTCGCAAGTACCGGAACACGAGGAAGCAGACCAGCAAGGAACCGGAGACTGGAGATGCCACTGCCACTGCCTCTGCCTCTGCTACTCCCAAAGACTCGAAGAAACCCGCTGCGGACCAAGTGATGATGGTGAAAGTGGAGAATATGGTGCACGAGAAGTTTCAGCAGACGGAAGAGGTTAAGGCTTTGACGCAGGAAGTTATTAAGACCATCAGGGATATTATCAATTTGAATCCTTTGTACAG GGAGTCTTTGCATCACATGCTGGCACAAGGACAGCGCGTGGTGGACAACCCGGTGTACCTGTCGGACCTGGGCGCTGCGCTGACGGGCGCCGAGCCTGCTGAGCTGCAGGCCGTGCTGGAGGAGATGGAT ATACCAAAGCGTCTGATGATGTCTCTCTCTCTACTGAAGAAAGAGTTCGAACTCTCCAAGCTGCAGCAGAAGATCGGCAAGGAAGTAGAGGAGAAAGTTAAGCAGCAGCACCGGAAATACATATTGCATGAACAACTTAAG gTGATAAAAAAAGAGTTAGGTCTAGAGAAAGACGACAAGGATGCTATCGGCGACAAGTTCAAGGAGCGCTTAGCTGACAAGACAGTGCCTCAAGCTGTGCAGACAGTTATCGACGAAGAACTTAACAAGCTCAACTTTTTGGAGAGCCATAGTTCCGAgtttaa CGTAACCCGCTGCTACCTAGACTGGCTAACGTCCCTCCCCTGGGGGGTGACTTCCGAAGAGAATCTGAAGCTAGAAGACGCTCAGGTCATCCTCGATGAAGACCACTATGGCATGGAGGATATTAAGAAGAGGATATTGGAGTTCATTGCCGTGTCACAGCTGAAGGGATCCACGCAGGGCAAGATTCTGTGCTTCCATGGACCACCGGGTGTCGGGAAAACAAGTATAG CTCGTTCAATAGCGCGGGCGTTAAACCGCCAATACTTCAGATTCTCAGTCGGCGGTATGACGGACGTTGCGGAGATCAAGGGACACAGACGGACGTACGTCGGCGCCATGCCGGGGAAACTCGTACAGTGTTTGAAGAAAACTGGCACGGAAAACCCTTTAGTATTGATTGATGAGGTCGATAAGATTGGcaa GGGTGTCCACGGCGATCCATCATCAGCTCTCCTAGAACTCCTCGACCCTGAACAGAACGCGAACTTCCTGGACCACTACTTGGATGTACCGGTAGACCTGTCCAAAGTCCTGTTCATTTGTACTGCGAACGTGGTGGAACATATACCTGAGCCGTTGAGAGATAGGATGGAACTCATTGATATGTCGG GTTACGTAGCAGAAGAGAAACTAGCGATAGCCCAACAGTACCTAGTTCCCACCGCCCGCAAGAACTGCGGCCTCACAGAACAACAATTAGATTTAACTGCCGACTCACTACATACACTGATCAAGTCTTACTGCCGAGAGAGTGGGGTGAGGAATCTGCAGAAACATATTGAAAAG ATAGCCCGTAAAGTCGCGTACAAAATAGTAAAACAGGAGACGGAAGCGATGACAGTGACGGAGGCGAACTTGTCGGAGCTGGTGGGCAAGCCCAGCTTCAAGCACGAGCGCATGTACGACGTCACGCCGCCCGGCGTCGTCATGGGGCTAGCATGGACTGCCATGG GTGGCAGCAGTTTATTCATAGAGACAGCACTCCGCAACACAGCTACCGACGACAAGTCGCCGTTCGGTTCCATGGAGCTTACAGGACACTTGGGCGACGTGATGAAGGAGTCAGCCCGCATAGCGCTGACTGTCGCCAGGAATTACATGACGCAGTACTACCCGGAGAATAAGTTCCTGAATACTAG CCACATCCACCTGCACGTGCCTGAAGGTGCGACTCCCAAGGACGGTCCGTCAGCGGGCGCCACCATCGCGACGGCGCTGGCGTCGCTCGCGCTGCGCCGCGCCGTGCGCCACGACCTCGCCATGACCGGGGAGATCTCGCTCACGGGGAGAGTGCTGCCCGTGGGGGGGATTAAGGAGAAGATTATTGCG GCAAAACGCGCGGGCGTGAGCTGCGTAATTCTCCCGGAAGAGAACAGACGCGACTACGACGATCTGCCCTCCTTCATCCGAGACAAGGTCGACATCCACTTCGTCAGCCATATCGAGGACGTGCTCAAAGTCGCCTTCGAACAACAGGTTTAG